One part of the Kryptolebias marmoratus isolate JLee-2015 linkage group LG2, ASM164957v2, whole genome shotgun sequence genome encodes these proteins:
- the LOC108248544 gene encoding transient receptor potential cation channel subfamily V member 1 isoform X1, translated as MDKTDISEMDTIVPIGPMESPESQPPTTKSKNTDNIKEYTKDALFKAASEGYVSQLDGLLEFLQRNKKKLIDFRESDGKTVLTKALLNLKDGKNDTIEFFIDTVEKNEDLKEFINAPFNNETDAEGQTALHIAIERRNLEYVKLLVEKGADLNAKASGPFFQRHYEGGFYFGELPLSLAACTNQPEIVSFLMNNPKNKADATAQDSRGNTVLHALVIATDKETENMTENTENITKLYDYILTEHYKSEKSKKSEKNQQDELESVETSDCQTLLNSYSNKSESEKTEVSYLESIENNKGLTPLKLAAKLGRFGMLKHIMNREFLDEETKPLSRKFTEWSYGPVHSSLYDISSIDIVEPNSVLEIILFRSKKPNRPQMLQIEPLRSLLYEIWNSYAYIIFWMNFGIYLIYLAIFTSVAFHRKDGEPPFAVENTPSDIFHCIGQIISVLGAIWFLSKSIQNFKRHFLNNNSLLIDGFVEFLFFLQASLLLVAVVLYFCGREEYVGLLVLSLALAWVNTLYYARGSKQLGIYNVMMQRMILGDLFQFLCIYSVLLFGFSAAVVTLIGDRLADKKKQNSTLTPDDFSGEASECGKPSYSEFHFTLMEMFKFTIGMGNLDFTDDVEYKQVFYILLVGYVVLTYILMLNMLIALMGNTVQNTTEQSENIWNLQRAFATLDMERSLPVWLRRKLHFSRLGPKCYEKNEDKNKDPSFFRVIEKDWKKWKSGLRKQLKENPVKTVQKRNLHGIVKDFHRRLRNDQPDGNGNHNNKDGSLLEENIPK; from the exons ATGGATAAAACAGACATCTCAGAGATGGACACAATCGTTCCAATTGGCCCAATGGAGTCACCAGAAAG tCAGCCCCccacaacaaaatcaaaaaatacaGATAATATCAAAGAATACACAAAGGATGCACTGTTTAAGGCAGCATCTGAGGGGTACGTATCGCAACTTGATGGCCTGTTGGAGTTCCTGCAACGCAACAAGAAGAAACTTATAGATTTTAGAG aatcTGATGGAAAAACAGTCCTCACAAAAGCTTTGCTGAACctgaaagatggaaaaaatgacacaattgaATTCTTCATTGACACAGTGGagaaaaatgaagatttaaaagAGTTTATCAATGCACCTTTCAACAATGAAACTGATG CCGAAGGTCAGACAGCCCTACACATTGCCATAGAGAGGAGAAACTTGGAATACGTGAAACTGCTGGTCGAGAAAGGAGCAGATTTGAATGCCAAAGCCAGTGGCCCGTTTTTCCAGCGTCACTATGAagggggcttttattttg GGGAGCTTCCTCTGTCACTGGCTGCATGCACAAACCAGCCAGAAATTGTGTCATTTCTCATGAACAACCctaaaaacaaagctgatgcGACGGCCCAAGACTCACGAGGAAATACTGTGCTGCACGCTTTGGTGATCGCAACagataaagaaacagaaaacatgacagaaaacacagaaaacatcacaaagCTGTATGATTACATTCTTACTGAGCACTACAAATCTGAGAAATCTAAGAAGTCTGAGAAAAACCAACAAGATGAGTTGGAATCTGTTGAAACATCTGATTGTCAAACTCTCCTAAACTCATATAGTAACAAGTCTGAG TCTGAGAAGACTGAAGTCAGCTACTTGGAATCCATCGAAAACAACAAAGGTCTGACTCCTCTGAAACTGGCTGCCAAGCTCGGCAGGTTTGGG ATGTTGAAGCACATAATGAATCGGGAATTTTTGGATGAAGAGACGAAGCCGCTGTCGAGGAAGTTCACAGAATGGTCTTATGGACCTGTTCACTCTTCTCTTTATGACATCAGCTCCATTGACATTGTTGAACCAAATTCTGTGCTGGAGATAATCCTCTTCAGGAGTAAAAAGCCG AATCGTCCTCAGATGCTTCAGATCGAACCTCTACGCAGTCTTCTTTATGAAATATGGAACAGCTATGCTTACATAATATTCTGGATGAATTTTgggatttatttgatttacctGGCCATCTTCACCTCTGTGGCTTTCCATAGGAAGGATGGAGAG CCACCATTTGCAGTCGAAAACACTCCATCTGACATCTTCCATTGTATTGGTCAGATCATCAGTGTCCTGGGAGCAATCTGGTTTCTCAGTAAATCG atacaaAATTTCAAGAGACATTTTCTAAACAACAACAGTCTGCTCATCGATGGATTTGTTGAATTTTTGTT ttttctgCAGGCATCCCTCCTCCTGGTGGCAGTAGTTCTGTATTTCTGTGGACGGGAGGAATATGTCGGGCTCTTGGTGCTATCTCTAGCTCTTGCCTGGGTGAACACTTTGTATTATGCAAGAGGATCCAAGCAGCTGGGGATATACAACGTCATGATGCAAAGA aTGATCCTGGGTGACCTGTTTCAATTTCTATGCATCTACAGTGTCTTGCTCTTTGGATTTTCTGCAg ctGTTGTTACTCTCATAGGTGACAGActtgcagacaaaaaaaaacaaaactcaacacTGACACCAGATGACTTCTCTGGTGAAGCATCCGAGTGTGGGAAGCCAAGTTATAGTGAATTCCATTTTACATTAATGGAAATGTTCAAGTTCACTATTGGAATGGGAAATCTGGATTTCACTGATGATGTTGAGTACAAACAAGTTTTCTACATCCTGCTTGTTGGATACGTAGTGCTTACCTACATCCTGATGCTCAACATGCTCATAGCTCTGATGGGAAATACAGTCCAAAATACTACTGAACAAAGTGAAAACATCTGGAACCTGCAG AGAGCATTCGCAACTTTGGACATGGAGCGGTCTCTACCAGTGTGGCTGAGACGTAAGCTGCATTTCAGCAGATTGGGGCCTAAATGCTATGAAAAGAATGAAGATAAGAATAAGGATCCTAGCTTTTTCAG AGTGATTGAAAAGGACTGGAAGAAATGGAAGTCAGGTCTTCGCAAGCAGCTTAAAGAAAACCCTGTAAAGACTGTCCAGAAAC GGAATTTGCATGGGATTGTGAAGGATTTTCATAGAAGACTCAGAAATGATCAGCCAGACGGTAATGGAAACCATAACAACAAAGATGGGAGTTTGTTGGAAGAAAATATCCCAAAATAG
- the LOC108248544 gene encoding transient receptor potential cation channel subfamily V member 1 isoform X2 — translation MDKSESDGKTVLTKALLNLKDGKNDTIEFFIDTVEKNEDLKEFINAPFNNETDAEGQTALHIAIERRNLEYVKLLVEKGADLNAKASGPFFQRHYEGGFYFGELPLSLAACTNQPEIVSFLMNNPKNKADATAQDSRGNTVLHALVIATDKETENMTENTENITKLYDYILTEHYKSEKSKKSEKNQQDELESVETSDCQTLLNSYSNKSESEKTEVSYLESIENNKGLTPLKLAAKLGRFGMLKHIMNREFLDEETKPLSRKFTEWSYGPVHSSLYDISSIDIVEPNSVLEIILFRSKKPNRPQMLQIEPLRSLLYEIWNSYAYIIFWMNFGIYLIYLAIFTSVAFHRKDGEPPFAVENTPSDIFHCIGQIISVLGAIWFLSKSIQNFKRHFLNNNSLLIDGFVEFLFFLQASLLLVAVVLYFCGREEYVGLLVLSLALAWVNTLYYARGSKQLGIYNVMMQRMILGDLFQFLCIYSVLLFGFSAAVVTLIGDRLADKKKQNSTLTPDDFSGEASECGKPSYSEFHFTLMEMFKFTIGMGNLDFTDDVEYKQVFYILLVGYVVLTYILMLNMLIALMGNTVQNTTEQSENIWNLQRAFATLDMERSLPVWLRRKLHFSRLGPKCYEKNEDKNKDPSFFRVIEKDWKKWKSGLRKQLKENPVKTVQKRNLHGIVKDFHRRLRNDQPDGNGNHNNKDGSLLEENIPK, via the exons atggataaatCTG aatcTGATGGAAAAACAGTCCTCACAAAAGCTTTGCTGAACctgaaagatggaaaaaatgacacaattgaATTCTTCATTGACACAGTGGagaaaaatgaagatttaaaagAGTTTATCAATGCACCTTTCAACAATGAAACTGATG CCGAAGGTCAGACAGCCCTACACATTGCCATAGAGAGGAGAAACTTGGAATACGTGAAACTGCTGGTCGAGAAAGGAGCAGATTTGAATGCCAAAGCCAGTGGCCCGTTTTTCCAGCGTCACTATGAagggggcttttattttg GGGAGCTTCCTCTGTCACTGGCTGCATGCACAAACCAGCCAGAAATTGTGTCATTTCTCATGAACAACCctaaaaacaaagctgatgcGACGGCCCAAGACTCACGAGGAAATACTGTGCTGCACGCTTTGGTGATCGCAACagataaagaaacagaaaacatgacagaaaacacagaaaacatcacaaagCTGTATGATTACATTCTTACTGAGCACTACAAATCTGAGAAATCTAAGAAGTCTGAGAAAAACCAACAAGATGAGTTGGAATCTGTTGAAACATCTGATTGTCAAACTCTCCTAAACTCATATAGTAACAAGTCTGAG TCTGAGAAGACTGAAGTCAGCTACTTGGAATCCATCGAAAACAACAAAGGTCTGACTCCTCTGAAACTGGCTGCCAAGCTCGGCAGGTTTGGG ATGTTGAAGCACATAATGAATCGGGAATTTTTGGATGAAGAGACGAAGCCGCTGTCGAGGAAGTTCACAGAATGGTCTTATGGACCTGTTCACTCTTCTCTTTATGACATCAGCTCCATTGACATTGTTGAACCAAATTCTGTGCTGGAGATAATCCTCTTCAGGAGTAAAAAGCCG AATCGTCCTCAGATGCTTCAGATCGAACCTCTACGCAGTCTTCTTTATGAAATATGGAACAGCTATGCTTACATAATATTCTGGATGAATTTTgggatttatttgatttacctGGCCATCTTCACCTCTGTGGCTTTCCATAGGAAGGATGGAGAG CCACCATTTGCAGTCGAAAACACTCCATCTGACATCTTCCATTGTATTGGTCAGATCATCAGTGTCCTGGGAGCAATCTGGTTTCTCAGTAAATCG atacaaAATTTCAAGAGACATTTTCTAAACAACAACAGTCTGCTCATCGATGGATTTGTTGAATTTTTGTT ttttctgCAGGCATCCCTCCTCCTGGTGGCAGTAGTTCTGTATTTCTGTGGACGGGAGGAATATGTCGGGCTCTTGGTGCTATCTCTAGCTCTTGCCTGGGTGAACACTTTGTATTATGCAAGAGGATCCAAGCAGCTGGGGATATACAACGTCATGATGCAAAGA aTGATCCTGGGTGACCTGTTTCAATTTCTATGCATCTACAGTGTCTTGCTCTTTGGATTTTCTGCAg ctGTTGTTACTCTCATAGGTGACAGActtgcagacaaaaaaaaacaaaactcaacacTGACACCAGATGACTTCTCTGGTGAAGCATCCGAGTGTGGGAAGCCAAGTTATAGTGAATTCCATTTTACATTAATGGAAATGTTCAAGTTCACTATTGGAATGGGAAATCTGGATTTCACTGATGATGTTGAGTACAAACAAGTTTTCTACATCCTGCTTGTTGGATACGTAGTGCTTACCTACATCCTGATGCTCAACATGCTCATAGCTCTGATGGGAAATACAGTCCAAAATACTACTGAACAAAGTGAAAACATCTGGAACCTGCAG AGAGCATTCGCAACTTTGGACATGGAGCGGTCTCTACCAGTGTGGCTGAGACGTAAGCTGCATTTCAGCAGATTGGGGCCTAAATGCTATGAAAAGAATGAAGATAAGAATAAGGATCCTAGCTTTTTCAG AGTGATTGAAAAGGACTGGAAGAAATGGAAGTCAGGTCTTCGCAAGCAGCTTAAAGAAAACCCTGTAAAGACTGTCCAGAAAC GGAATTTGCATGGGATTGTGAAGGATTTTCATAGAAGACTCAGAAATGATCAGCCAGACGGTAATGGAAACCATAACAACAAAGATGGGAGTTTGTTGGAAGAAAATATCCCAAAATAG
- the ech1 gene encoding delta(3,5)-Delta(2,4)-dienoyl-CoA isomerase, mitochondrial isoform X1 encodes MFSVLIKSAVPKYRKLLLPAQTFIRTMSSSDGPTSPYTTLTISRPAESITHVQLHRPDKLNAMNKAFWREMVECFNEITEDKDCRVVVVSGAGKIFTAGIDLMDMANDILQPKGDDAARVSWNFRKFITKYQETFSVIEKCPKPVVVAVHGACIGGGVDLITACDIRLCTQDAWFQVKEVDVGLAADVGTLQRLPKVIGSRSLVNELALTARKMYADEAKSSGLVSRVFADKEAMMAGALEMAGEIAGRSPVAVQGTKINLIYSRDHSVDEGLHFMATWNMSMLQTEDLTKSAQAAIEKKSPKTAVFSKL; translated from the exons ATGTTTTCAGTCCTTATCAAGTCAGCAGTCCCCAAAT ACAGGAAGTTGTTGCTTCCTGCTCAGACCTTCATCAGGACCATGTCGTCTTCAGATGGACCCACCTCTCCGTACACCACCCTGACCATCAGTCGTCCAGCTGAGTCCATCACACACGTCCAGCTGCACCGGCCCGACAAACTCAACGCCATGAACAAAGCTTTCTGGAG agagATGGTTGAGTGCTTTAATGAGATCACCGAGGACAAAGACTGCAGAGTGGTGGTCGTTTCTGGAGCAGGAAAAATATTCACGGCTG GTATCGACTTGATGGACATGGCGAATGATATCCTCCAGCCAAAAGGTGATGACGCAGCCAGAGTCTCCTGGAACTTCAGGAAATTCATCACAAAGTATCAAGAAACGTTCTCCGTCATCGAGAAG tGTCCAAAGCCTGTTGTGGTGGCTGTTCATGGCGCCTGTATTGGAGGAG GTGTTGACCTGATTACAGCCTGTGACATTCGCCTCTGCACCCAGGACGCCTGGTTTCAAGTTAAG GAAGTTGATGTCGGACTTGCAGCAGACGTTGGAACTCTGCAAAGACTTCCCAAAGTGATCGGCAGCCGCAG TCTGGTAAATGAGCTCGCTCTGACAGCCCGGAAAATGTATGCTGATGAGGCCAAGAGCAGCGGATTGGTCAG CCGAGTGTTTGCAGATAAGGAGGCCATGATGGCTGGCGCCCTGGAGATGGCGGGGGAGATCGCCGGTCGCAGCCCTGTGGCTGTGCAGGGAACCAAAATAAACCTCATCTATTCCAGAGATCACAGCGTAGATGAAGGACTGCACTTCATG GCCACGTGGAACATGAGCATGCTTCAGACTGAAGATCTGACGAAATCTGCTCAGGCTGCCATCGAGAAGAAGAGCCCCAAGACGGcggttttctccaaactgtaa
- the ech1 gene encoding delta(3,5)-Delta(2,4)-dienoyl-CoA isomerase, mitochondrial isoform X2, with protein MSSSDGPTSPYTTLTISRPAESITHVQLHRPDKLNAMNKAFWREMVECFNEITEDKDCRVVVVSGAGKIFTAGIDLMDMANDILQPKGDDAARVSWNFRKFITKYQETFSVIEKCPKPVVVAVHGACIGGGVDLITACDIRLCTQDAWFQVKEVDVGLAADVGTLQRLPKVIGSRSLVNELALTARKMYADEAKSSGLVSRVFADKEAMMAGALEMAGEIAGRSPVAVQGTKINLIYSRDHSVDEGLHFMATWNMSMLQTEDLTKSAQAAIEKKSPKTAVFSKL; from the exons ATGTCGTCTTCAGATGGACCCACCTCTCCGTACACCACCCTGACCATCAGTCGTCCAGCTGAGTCCATCACACACGTCCAGCTGCACCGGCCCGACAAACTCAACGCCATGAACAAAGCTTTCTGGAG agagATGGTTGAGTGCTTTAATGAGATCACCGAGGACAAAGACTGCAGAGTGGTGGTCGTTTCTGGAGCAGGAAAAATATTCACGGCTG GTATCGACTTGATGGACATGGCGAATGATATCCTCCAGCCAAAAGGTGATGACGCAGCCAGAGTCTCCTGGAACTTCAGGAAATTCATCACAAAGTATCAAGAAACGTTCTCCGTCATCGAGAAG tGTCCAAAGCCTGTTGTGGTGGCTGTTCATGGCGCCTGTATTGGAGGAG GTGTTGACCTGATTACAGCCTGTGACATTCGCCTCTGCACCCAGGACGCCTGGTTTCAAGTTAAG GAAGTTGATGTCGGACTTGCAGCAGACGTTGGAACTCTGCAAAGACTTCCCAAAGTGATCGGCAGCCGCAG TCTGGTAAATGAGCTCGCTCTGACAGCCCGGAAAATGTATGCTGATGAGGCCAAGAGCAGCGGATTGGTCAG CCGAGTGTTTGCAGATAAGGAGGCCATGATGGCTGGCGCCCTGGAGATGGCGGGGGAGATCGCCGGTCGCAGCCCTGTGGCTGTGCAGGGAACCAAAATAAACCTCATCTATTCCAGAGATCACAGCGTAGATGAAGGACTGCACTTCATG GCCACGTGGAACATGAGCATGCTTCAGACTGAAGATCTGACGAAATCTGCTCAGGCTGCCATCGAGAAGAAGAGCCCCAAGACGGcggttttctccaaactgtaa